In Anaerolineales bacterium, the following proteins share a genomic window:
- a CDS encoding heme lyase CcmF/NrfE family subunit, translating into MVADLGFFALLVAFLLALYACAAAAYGSWRRQHRWVASARAAVLLGFPLLTLACASLIYSLINFDFQLQYVTQVTSRSMPLYLRATALWGGQAGSLLFWSWLMATFTFVVMLRDWRRDRDLLPWVVIVCAATLAFFLALILFFENPFLRYWRGVTGTVWAAMWQPGGALPYVPFDGNGLNPLLRHPGMIIHPPMLYTGFVAFVVPFAFAIAALVTGRGDDRWIRVTRRWTLIAWLFLSLGLILGSRWAYDVLGWGGYWGWDPVEIAAFMPWLTGTAFLHSVMIQEKRGMFKHWNMLLIILTYCLVIFGTFLTRSGVLSSVHAFAQSAIGPMFFVFIAVTFIVSLALLSKRWNTLKSEVQMTSLLSREALFLVNNLLFMGILLICFWGVVFPIVSEASGGIGQAIPALAHIFTGQRATVGPIFYESATGPLWAALLLLMGIAPLSAWRASTARTLGRAMWKPFALSLLVLAGLLVAGMRQPLALLSLWICAFVFLVTLYEFWRGVRARVARGENPLTALGRLVARNRRRYGGYVIHLGVILLAVGIIGIEMFQQETQGSLAVGERMSLGSYSIEYVSLAEFETPDGRLVDRAVIDVYRQGEWLTQLYPRRDFYYESQQAMTIPGLRSTLENDVYILLVDWEPVSASRATFKMYVNPLVNWVWYGGFVFVFGTLVASWPEAQPSALGQRSRSRMRGHAERA; encoded by the coding sequence ATGGTTGCTGACCTCGGTTTTTTTGCTCTGCTGGTCGCATTCTTACTGGCGCTGTATGCCTGCGCCGCGGCGGCCTATGGCAGTTGGCGCCGCCAGCATCGCTGGGTGGCCAGCGCGCGCGCGGCTGTGTTGCTCGGCTTCCCGCTGCTCACCCTGGCGTGCGCCAGCCTGATTTACTCTCTGATCAATTTTGATTTCCAATTGCAATACGTCACCCAGGTGACCAGCCGCAGCATGCCGCTGTACCTGCGCGCCACCGCGCTGTGGGGTGGGCAGGCGGGCTCGTTGCTCTTCTGGTCATGGCTGATGGCCACCTTTACCTTTGTGGTCATGCTGCGCGATTGGCGCCGCGATCGTGATTTGCTGCCCTGGGTGGTGATCGTTTGCGCGGCGACGCTGGCCTTCTTCCTGGCGCTGATCCTATTCTTCGAGAATCCCTTCCTGCGATATTGGCGCGGCGTCACCGGCACCGTGTGGGCCGCCATGTGGCAGCCGGGCGGTGCTTTGCCGTATGTGCCCTTTGACGGCAATGGGCTCAACCCCTTGCTGCGCCACCCGGGCATGATCATCCACCCCCCAATGCTATATACCGGCTTCGTTGCCTTCGTGGTGCCGTTTGCCTTCGCCATCGCCGCCCTGGTGACCGGGCGCGGCGATGACCGTTGGATCCGCGTGACGCGGCGCTGGACGCTGATCGCCTGGCTGTTCCTCTCGCTGGGCCTGATCCTGGGCAGCCGCTGGGCCTACGACGTGCTCGGTTGGGGCGGCTATTGGGGTTGGGATCCGGTGGAGATCGCCGCGTTCATGCCCTGGCTGACCGGCACGGCTTTCCTGCACTCGGTAATGATCCAGGAAAAGCGCGGCATGTTCAAACATTGGAACATGCTGCTGATCATCCTGACCTATTGTCTGGTCATCTTCGGCACCTTCCTGACGCGCTCGGGGGTGCTGTCCTCGGTGCATGCGTTTGCGCAGAGCGCCATCGGGCCGATGTTCTTCGTCTTTATCGCCGTGACCTTTATCGTGTCGCTGGCGCTGCTTAGCAAGCGTTGGAACACGCTCAAATCAGAAGTGCAGATGACCTCACTGCTCTCGCGCGAGGCGCTCTTCCTGGTAAACAACCTGCTGTTCATGGGCATCTTACTGATCTGCTTCTGGGGCGTGGTCTTCCCGATCGTTAGCGAGGCCAGCGGCGGGATCGGCCAGGCCATTCCGGCGCTGGCGCACATTTTTACCGGGCAGCGCGCCACCGTAGGGCCGATCTTTTACGAAAGCGCCACTGGCCCCCTGTGGGCTGCGCTGCTCTTGCTTATGGGCATCGCCCCGCTGTCTGCCTGGCGCGCCTCCACGGCGCGCACGCTGGGCCGCGCCATGTGGAAGCCCTTCGCGCTCTCGCTGCTGGTGCTCGCCGGGCTGCTGGTGGCCGGTATGCGCCAGCCGCTGGCCTTGCTCTCGCTGTGGATCTGTGCCTTCGTCTTCCTGGTCACCCTGTATGAATTCTGGCGCGGCGTACGCGCCCGCGTGGCGCGCGGCGAGAACCCGCTCACCGCGTTAGGGCGCCTGGTGGCGCGCAACCGCCGTCGCTACGGTGGCTACGTCATTCACCTCGGCGTGATCTTGCTGGCGGTGGGCATCATCGGCATCGAAATGTTCCAGCAGGAGACCCAAGGCAGCCTGGCGGTGGGCGAACGCATGAGCCTGGGCAGTTACAGCATCGAATATGTCTCGCTTGCCGAATTTGAAACGCCGGATGGCCGCCTGGTCGACCGGGCGGTGATCGACGTGTACCGCCAAGGCGAGTGGCTGACGCAACTGTACCCGCGGCGTGACTTTTACTACGAATCACAGCAAGCCATGACCATTCCCGGTTTGCGCAGCACCTTGGAAAATGATGTCTACATCCTGCTAGTGGATTGGGAACCGGTCAGCGCCAGCCGGGCTACATTCAAAATGTATGTCAACCCGCTGGTGAATTGGGTGTGGTATGGCGGCTTTGTCTTCGTCTTCGGCACCCTGGTGGCCTCGTGGCCTGAGGCGCAGCCCAGCGCCCTGGGCCAGCGCAGCCGCAGCCGCATGCGCGGCCACGCGGAGCGCGCATGA
- a CDS encoding cytochrome c maturation protein CcmE translates to MSSTSLAQPLPTPIGNKKFIIGGLLILAAVVYLIVSSTAAGAQFFFTIDELNQRGAEAVGKPARVAGAVLGDTIEYDPETLTLTFTMVHMPADTRLINDDGGLAEALHAAVNDPTRSQLRVQYVGVKPDLLAHEVEAIVAGKLGEDGVFYADENGLLLRCPTRYEEALPAQSGS, encoded by the coding sequence ATGAGCAGTACAAGCTTGGCCCAACCGCTGCCTACCCCCATCGGCAACAAGAAATTTATTATCGGTGGCCTGCTGATTTTGGCGGCAGTGGTCTATCTCATCGTCTCCTCGACTGCGGCCGGGGCGCAGTTCTTCTTCACCATCGATGAGCTCAACCAGCGCGGTGCCGAAGCCGTCGGCAAGCCGGCCCGCGTGGCCGGGGCGGTGCTCGGCGATACGATCGAGTACGATCCCGAGACGCTCACGCTGACCTTTACCATGGTGCACATGCCGGCCGATACGCGCCTCATCAATGATGATGGCGGCCTGGCCGAAGCATTGCATGCCGCCGTGAATGACCCGACGCGCAGCCAACTGCGCGTGCAGTATGTGGGCGTGAAGCCGGACCTGTTGGCCCACGAGGTGGAAGCCATCGTGGCTGGCAAGCTGGGTGAAGACGGCGTGTTCTACGCCGATGAGAACGGCCTGCTGCTGCGCTGCCCCACGCGCTACGAAGAAGCCCTGCCTGCCCAAAGCGGCAGCTAA
- a CDS encoding ABC transporter ATP-binding protein, with protein sequence MTPAATPLLHVEKLSAAYADRHGALAVLRNLSFQVPAGQFVCVLGPSGAGKSTLLRVLAGLLAPRYGRVHFAGQPLRGPQAGVGLVFQDANLMPWRSALDNVALPLELRGDADAIDRAWDMLQMVGLQGFEQALPATLSGGMAQRVAIGRALVQDPQLLLLDEPFGSLDALTREKMGEELLRIWELQHKTVVMVTHDINEALYLADRVLVLGPRPAGLKLDLAVRLPRPRRPQLRYSPAFGRLAARLRAAIE encoded by the coding sequence ATGACGCCTGCGGCAACGCCACTCTTGCACGTCGAGAAGCTCTCGGCGGCCTATGCTGACCGCCATGGGGCGCTGGCTGTTCTGCGCAACCTCTCGTTTCAGGTGCCGGCCGGGCAGTTCGTATGCGTGCTCGGCCCCTCGGGGGCCGGCAAGAGCACCTTGCTGCGCGTGCTGGCCGGCTTGCTGGCGCCGCGGTACGGCCGGGTTCATTTTGCCGGCCAGCCGTTGCGCGGCCCGCAAGCCGGGGTGGGGCTGGTGTTCCAGGATGCCAATCTGATGCCCTGGCGCAGCGCGCTCGACAATGTAGCTCTGCCATTGGAGTTGCGCGGCGATGCGGACGCCATCGACCGCGCCTGGGACATGCTGCAAATGGTGGGGCTGCAGGGCTTTGAGCAGGCGTTACCCGCCACGCTCTCCGGCGGCATGGCGCAGCGCGTCGCCATCGGCCGTGCCCTGGTGCAAGACCCGCAGCTCCTGCTGCTGGATGAGCCCTTCGGCTCGCTGGATGCGCTGACCCGCGAGAAGATGGGCGAGGAGTTGCTGCGCATCTGGGAGCTGCAGCACAAGACCGTGGTGATGGTTACGCATGACATCAACGAGGCGCTTTACTTAGCGGATCGCGTGCTGGTGCTTGGCCCGCGCCCGGCCGGGCTGAAGCTGGATCTGGCGGTGCGCCTGCCGCGGCCGCGCCGCCCGCAACTGCGCTACTCGCCGGCCTTTGGCCGCCTGGCCGCACGCCTACGCGCCGCCATTGAGTAG
- a CDS encoding ABC transporter substrate-binding protein — MTLIAISLLLAACGAAAAPAGPWQAIRLPMGYIPNVQYAPFYVAVERGYFAEAGFDIEFDYSFETDGVALVGAGQLPFAVVSGEQVLLGRAAGLPIVYVGAWYQEFPVAIVAMTESGIQTPQDLKGARIGLPGLFGATYIGLRAVLSQRQILEADVQLDSIGFNQVQALAAGQEDAVVGYINNEPVQLRAEGYAVNVLHVADYVQLAANGLLTNETMLAEHPEQVRGFVRAFLRGLADTIADPEAAYEIATKYVEGLAAQDKATQMEVLTLSIESWQAEPLGYSDPQAWENMQAVLLEMGLLSAPLDLGAAFSNEYLPAE, encoded by the coding sequence TTGACCCTGATCGCAATTAGCTTGCTGTTGGCCGCCTGCGGCGCGGCAGCCGCGCCGGCTGGCCCGTGGCAGGCCATCCGCCTGCCGATGGGCTACATCCCCAATGTGCAGTATGCGCCGTTCTACGTGGCCGTTGAGCGCGGCTACTTTGCTGAGGCGGGTTTTGACATTGAATTCGATTACAGCTTTGAGACCGATGGCGTCGCCCTCGTCGGTGCCGGACAGTTGCCCTTTGCCGTCGTCTCGGGCGAACAGGTCTTGCTCGGCCGCGCCGCCGGTCTGCCCATCGTCTATGTCGGCGCCTGGTACCAGGAATTCCCGGTGGCGATCGTTGCCATGACCGAGAGCGGTATCCAGACCCCGCAAGACCTCAAAGGGGCGCGCATTGGCCTGCCCGGCTTGTTCGGCGCCACCTACATCGGCCTGCGCGCCGTGCTGAGCCAGCGCCAGATCCTCGAAGCGGATGTGCAGCTTGATTCGATCGGCTTCAATCAAGTGCAAGCGTTGGCCGCCGGGCAGGAGGATGCCGTGGTGGGCTACATCAACAACGAGCCGGTGCAGCTGCGCGCCGAAGGCTACGCGGTCAATGTGCTGCACGTGGCCGATTATGTGCAGTTGGCCGCCAATGGCTTGCTGACCAACGAAACGATGCTCGCCGAGCATCCTGAGCAGGTGCGCGGCTTCGTACGCGCCTTCCTGCGCGGCCTGGCCGATACGATCGCTGACCCTGAGGCCGCCTACGAGATTGCTACAAAATACGTAGAGGGCCTGGCGGCGCAAGACAAGGCCACCCAGATGGAAGTCCTTACCCTCTCGATCGAATCGTGGCAGGCAGAACCGCTGGGCTACTCCGATCCGCAGGCCTGGGAGAACATGCAAGCCGTGCTGCTGGAGATGGGCTTGCTCAGCGCACCCCTCGATCTGGGCGCGGCCTTCAGCAACGAATACCTGCCGGCGGAGTAA
- a CDS encoding ABC transporter permease, with translation MASKRQARSIPAGLLALLVGLVTLLIWEALVQLAGLPAFILPAPGAVWARALVAIADGSLLRHVLVTLQEVLLGLALGAVAAGLLGYGLARSPRWERLLAPFVVASQSVPIVALAPLLVIWFGPGLLSKTLICALIVFFPILINTILGLHSVPQDLRDLMRSLQASRAQTLRLLELPAALPVFLAGLRIGATLSVIGAVVGELVGADRGLGFLINVGRGQYDTALVFVAVFALVGLALALYGLVVLAERRWLWWQQKSNSLSLFSGEK, from the coding sequence TTGGCAAGTAAGCGGCAAGCAAGATCGATCCCCGCCGGGCTGCTGGCGCTGCTCGTCGGGCTAGTGACCCTGCTCATTTGGGAAGCGCTGGTGCAGCTGGCAGGCTTGCCGGCCTTCATTCTGCCCGCGCCGGGTGCGGTGTGGGCACGCGCCCTGGTCGCCATCGCAGATGGCAGTTTGCTGCGCCATGTACTCGTGACCCTGCAGGAGGTGCTGCTGGGCCTGGCCTTGGGCGCCGTGGCGGCCGGGCTGCTCGGATACGGGCTGGCACGCTCGCCGCGCTGGGAGCGCCTGCTGGCCCCGTTTGTCGTCGCCAGCCAATCTGTGCCTATCGTGGCGCTGGCCCCGCTGCTGGTGATCTGGTTTGGCCCGGGTCTGCTCTCCAAGACGCTGATCTGTGCCTTGATCGTGTTCTTTCCCATCCTGATCAACACCATCCTCGGCCTGCATAGCGTGCCGCAGGATCTGCGTGACCTGATGCGCTCGCTGCAGGCCAGCCGCGCCCAAACCTTGCGCCTGCTCGAACTGCCCGCCGCGCTGCCCGTGTTCCTCGCCGGGTTGCGTATCGGCGCCACGCTCTCGGTCATCGGCGCGGTGGTGGGCGAGCTGGTGGGCGCCGACCGCGGGCTAGGCTTCCTCATCAACGTTGGCCGCGGCCAGTACGATACCGCCCTGGTCTTCGTGGCGGTCTTCGCCCTGGTGGGCCTGGCGCTGGCCCTGTATGGCCTGGTGGTACTGGCCGAGCGCCGCTGGTTGTGGTGGCAACAAAAATCCAATTCACTTTCATTATTTTCTGGAGAAAAATGA
- a CDS encoding ferritin: MLISQNLMKAINEQVGREFGAAMQYVNIAAYFTAENMLLFGKLFFEQAAEENAHAMKFVRYVLDAGGTVGVPAIAQARADFKSPQDAVGAALQWEEEVTRQINDLMDIAVKEKDYIAQEFLGWFVNEQLEEVSKMSTILSVIERSAGNLLLAEQYVQSTLADIESVEGGAK, encoded by the coding sequence ATGCTAATCAGTCAAAACTTGATGAAGGCGATCAATGAACAGGTGGGGCGCGAGTTCGGCGCGGCCATGCAGTACGTCAATATCGCCGCGTACTTCACTGCCGAAAACATGCTGCTATTTGGCAAGCTGTTCTTTGAGCAGGCGGCCGAAGAGAATGCCCACGCCATGAAGTTTGTGCGCTATGTATTGGATGCGGGCGGCACGGTTGGCGTGCCGGCCATTGCGCAGGCGCGCGCCGATTTCAAATCGCCGCAGGATGCGGTGGGCGCGGCGCTGCAGTGGGAAGAGGAAGTGACCCGCCAGATCAACGACTTGATGGACATTGCCGTCAAGGAGAAGGATTACATTGCTCAGGAGTTCCTCGGCTGGTTCGTCAATGAGCAACTGGAAGAAGTCTCCAAGATGAGCACGATCCTCAGCGTGATCGAACGCTCGGCGGGCAACCTGTTGCTGGCGGAGCAGTACGTGCAAAGCACCCTGGCCGACATCGAATCGGTTGAAGGCGGCGCGAAGTAA
- a CDS encoding phosphoglucomutase/phosphomannomutase family protein, producing MPIHFGTDGWRAVISDTFTFANLRMVAQAIADAMRADWQSQGGQPAPLVVVGFDTRFLSDRFARDVACVLAANEFHVLLAEADAPTPAISFAVRQHQAIGGVMITASHNPPRYNGIKLKAAYGGSAPQELCHRVEIYLSDNETRGRGASVMDYEHAVEQGLIARFDPLPDYKAHLATLIDFDIIRQHPQKVVVDSMFGSGRGHIAAMLREAGCEVVEIRGDMNPGFGGVHPEPIMPHLQALADAIALHPGFYGVATDGDADRVGAMDEDGVFVDPHKIMSLALRHLVEARGHSGRVIRTVSTTRMIDRLAAKYGLPVEETPVGFNHIADHMLAGDVLIGGEESGGISFTGHIPEGDGVLMGLLVVEMVARADSSLRALVADLLASVGPAHYARKDLRLSRPVEKKAMTAKLTEEAPQAIGGQAVSEVLSRDGAKYILADDSWLLIRPSGTEPVLRVYAEGRTPEMVAALMAYGEQVAASVS from the coding sequence ATGCCTATCCACTTCGGTACTGACGGCTGGCGAGCCGTAATTTCCGATACCTTTACCTTTGCCAACCTGCGCATGGTGGCCCAGGCCATCGCCGATGCCATGCGCGCCGATTGGCAGAGCCAGGGCGGCCAGCCGGCGCCCTTGGTGGTGGTGGGCTTTGACACACGTTTCCTTTCGGATCGCTTTGCACGCGATGTGGCCTGCGTTCTGGCCGCCAACGAGTTCCACGTGCTGCTGGCCGAGGCGGATGCGCCTACGCCGGCGATCTCCTTCGCCGTGCGCCAGCACCAGGCCATCGGCGGGGTGATGATCACTGCCTCACACAACCCGCCGCGCTACAACGGCATCAAACTCAAGGCGGCCTATGGCGGCTCGGCCCCGCAGGAGCTGTGCCACCGCGTGGAGATCTACCTGAGCGACAACGAGACGCGCGGGCGGGGCGCCTCGGTGATGGATTATGAGCACGCGGTGGAACAAGGCCTGATCGCCCGCTTTGACCCGCTGCCTGATTACAAGGCCCACCTGGCCACCCTGATTGATTTCGACATCATCCGCCAGCACCCGCAAAAGGTAGTGGTCGATTCGATGTTTGGCTCCGGCCGCGGCCACATCGCCGCCATGCTGCGTGAGGCTGGCTGCGAAGTGGTTGAGATCCGCGGCGACATGAACCCCGGCTTCGGCGGCGTGCACCCCGAGCCGATCATGCCGCACCTGCAGGCGCTGGCGGATGCCATCGCCCTGCACCCCGGGTTTTACGGCGTCGCCACCGATGGCGATGCCGACCGTGTGGGGGCAATGGATGAAGACGGCGTCTTCGTAGACCCGCACAAGATCATGTCGCTGGCCTTGCGCCATTTGGTGGAGGCGCGTGGGCATTCCGGCAGGGTCATCCGTACCGTCTCCACCACGCGCATGATCGACCGCTTGGCCGCCAAGTACGGTCTGCCGGTGGAGGAAACCCCGGTGGGCTTCAATCACATCGCCGACCATATGCTGGCGGGCGATGTGCTCATCGGCGGCGAAGAGTCGGGCGGCATTTCGTTCACCGGACACATCCCCGAAGGCGATGGCGTGCTGATGGGCCTGCTGGTGGTCGAGATGGTGGCGCGTGCCGACAGTAGCCTGCGCGCCCTGGTGGCCGATCTGCTGGCCAGCGTTGGCCCGGCACACTATGCCCGCAAAGATCTGCGCCTCAGCCGCCCGGTGGAGAAGAAGGCGATGACCGCCAAGCTCACTGAGGAGGCTCCGCAGGCCATCGGCGGCCAGGCGGTGAGCGAAGTGCTCAGCCGCGATGGCGCCAAGTACATCCTGGCGGATGACTCGTGGCTGCTCATTCGCCCCTCGGGCACCGAGCCGGTGCTGCGCGTGTATGCCGAGGGCCGCACGCCGGAGATGGTGGCGGCGCTAATGGCTTACGGCGAACAGGTGGCCGCCAGTGTGTCGTGA
- a CDS encoding cyclic nucleotide-binding domain-containing protein, whose protein sequence is MSADSTLSERISLLKEVALFRELKEHELAQIAGRFIDYTLSRGQALYEEGELAENLYLVVDGHLRCELVNSHDQVVASGLQNGDIFGARSLGLDGSPISRVKALHASHLLYLPRRDLDYVLQAFPALAQRLHTLAAGRSLKPESSFEWLGRDESIQFVMRKHSAALWLRLTRALLLAIASLLCVQVSLGATNAMPWLLAAGGLLLAAAGWAAWEAADWRNDFYVLTDQRVVWLEHKLLRSASRVEAPLETVQSVNTHTSLLGRLLGFGDVMIQTFTSTVSMPNVGDPHTTKYLVEEYVLRQRRGARLARHDGIRQAVRESLGTAPHNRTPERPVASVSQAPSRTERLWLFPTRTIDGDKIIYHKHWAKLLSTLFFPLLFLVAVFFAVEYVYAGLPRDGAGWLVLLGALLVPLAIILYHYVDWQNDIYMLTPESLMDSEKKPLGSLITKTAPLANVLSLENHRIGLMGLLFNFGVVRINVGDSWLDFDGVHDPAQVQQDIFARIEAFKLKTQKQRDQDERARMAEWLKVYEEERSRGVSRPGGADEAVE, encoded by the coding sequence ATGAGCGCAGACAGCACGCTAAGCGAACGCATCTCGCTGCTGAAAGAAGTGGCCCTGTTTCGCGAGCTCAAAGAGCACGAACTGGCGCAGATCGCCGGGCGCTTCATTGACTATACGCTCAGCCGCGGCCAAGCCTTGTACGAAGAGGGGGAGCTGGCGGAAAATCTCTACCTGGTGGTGGATGGCCACCTGCGCTGCGAATTGGTCAATAGCCATGACCAGGTGGTCGCCTCCGGCTTGCAGAACGGCGATATTTTCGGCGCCCGTAGCCTGGGCCTGGATGGCAGCCCGATTTCACGCGTCAAAGCGCTGCACGCCAGCCACCTGCTCTACTTGCCGCGGCGCGATCTGGATTACGTGCTCCAAGCCTTCCCTGCCCTGGCCCAACGCCTGCACACGCTGGCCGCCGGCCGCAGCCTGAAGCCGGAGAGCTCGTTTGAATGGCTGGGGCGCGATGAATCGATCCAATTCGTGATGCGCAAGCATTCCGCGGCCCTGTGGCTGCGCCTGACCCGCGCCCTGCTGCTGGCCATCGCCAGCCTGCTCTGCGTACAGGTCAGCCTGGGGGCCACCAATGCGATGCCCTGGCTGCTGGCGGCCGGCGGCCTGCTACTGGCCGCGGCAGGCTGGGCCGCCTGGGAAGCCGCCGATTGGCGCAATGACTTCTATGTCCTCACCGATCAGCGCGTAGTGTGGCTGGAGCACAAGCTGTTGCGCTCGGCCAGCCGCGTCGAAGCGCCGCTGGAAACGGTGCAATCGGTCAACACCCATACCAGCCTGCTGGGGCGCCTGCTGGGCTTTGGCGATGTGATGATCCAAACTTTCACCAGCACGGTGTCGATGCCCAACGTAGGCGACCCACACACCACCAAATACTTAGTAGAAGAGTACGTGCTGCGCCAGCGGCGCGGGGCGCGCCTGGCCCGCCATGATGGCATCCGCCAGGCGGTGCGCGAGAGCCTGGGCACCGCGCCGCACAACCGCACACCAGAGCGCCCAGTGGCCTCGGTCAGCCAGGCGCCTAGCCGCACGGAGCGCCTGTGGTTGTTCCCCACCCGCACCATCGATGGCGACAAGATCATCTATCACAAGCACTGGGCCAAACTGCTCAGCACGCTGTTCTTCCCGTTGCTGTTTCTGGTGGCGGTGTTCTTTGCCGTCGAGTACGTGTATGCCGGCCTGCCGCGCGACGGCGCCGGCTGGCTGGTACTGCTCGGCGCCCTGCTGGTGCCGCTGGCGATCATCCTCTACCACTATGTCGACTGGCAGAATGATATTTATATGCTCACGCCAGAGAGCCTGATGGATTCTGAAAAGAAGCCGCTGGGCAGCCTGATCACCAAGACCGCCCCACTAGCCAATGTGCTCAGCCTGGAGAACCATCGCATCGGGCTGATGGGGCTGCTGTTCAACTTCGGTGTGGTGCGCATCAATGTCGGCGATAGCTGGCTGGATTTTGATGGCGTGCACGACCCGGCCCAGGTGCAGCAAGACATCTTTGCGCGCATCGAGGCCTTCAAGCTCAAAACACAAAAACAGCGCGACCAGGACGAGCGGGCACGCATGGCCGAGTGGCTCAAAGTCTATGAAGAGGAGCGCAGCCGCGGCGTATCGCGCCCAGGCGGCGCAGACGAGGCGGTAGAATAG
- the def gene encoding peptide deformylase has protein sequence MATREIVKYPSDVLEQKAQRVERIDAETQALIDDMIETMRAAPGVGLAAPQVNVPLRVVVIEYGEAESEEEEDTVEKQLFTLINPEISRMSREKEMGTEGCLSFPGILAEVERSLGVTVVAQDRNGDPLKIKAEGWLARIFQHEIDHLNGVLFTERANKVYEIKPDEETEDSHAA, from the coding sequence ATGGCGACCCGAGAGATTGTCAAGTACCCCAGCGATGTGCTGGAACAAAAAGCGCAGCGCGTCGAACGCATTGACGCTGAAACCCAAGCCCTGATCGACGACATGATCGAGACCATGCGCGCCGCCCCCGGCGTAGGCCTGGCCGCGCCGCAAGTCAACGTGCCCTTGCGCGTCGTCGTCATCGAATACGGTGAGGCTGAAAGCGAAGAGGAAGAAGATACGGTGGAGAAGCAGCTCTTCACGCTGATTAACCCCGAAATCAGCCGCATGAGCCGCGAGAAGGAGATGGGCACCGAAGGCTGCCTGTCCTTCCCGGGCATCCTCGCTGAAGTCGAACGCTCGCTGGGCGTCACCGTGGTGGCGCAAGACCGCAACGGTGACCCGCTCAAGATCAAGGCCGAGGGCTGGCTGGCACGCATCTTCCAACACGAGATCGACCACCTCAATGGCGTGCTGTTCACCGAGCGCGCCAACAAGGTCTACGAGATCAAGCCCGACGAAGAAACCGAAGACAGCCACGCGGCCTGA
- the recF gene encoding DNA replication/repair protein RecF, with translation MQLSRLSLTHFRNFARLDVQVPASAVLIVGRNAQGKTSLLEAIYFLATLNSFHAETDRQLINFIEARNPLAVARLQASYARNGRTHQLEIRIIKEQTRNGVERSRKEVLLDGAKKKASEVIGHFQAVLFLPQMLQIVDGTPRHRRRYLDLALAQVHTQYSENLSEYESVLTQRNALLRQLSENGGDHNQLDFWDQRLAARGAQVLAARCRAIQELEQAAARLHHGLTRGAEVLRLSYQPSYDPLPAPAGQRMLLDAPTDRSGISAEKIETGYLAALQKARREDLARGTTSLGPHRDELRFLGNGIDLGSYGSRGQVRTALLTLKLAELEWMHARSGQRPVLLLDEVLAELDESRRADLLERLKANSDQVLLTTTDFNLFTPEFLESAARWEIEGGQLA, from the coding sequence ATGCAGCTCTCGCGCCTCTCGCTCACTCACTTTCGCAACTTTGCGCGCCTGGATGTGCAAGTGCCGGCGAGTGCCGTGCTCATCGTCGGCCGCAACGCGCAAGGCAAGACCAGCCTGCTCGAAGCGATCTATTTTCTGGCCACACTCAACTCCTTCCACGCCGAGACCGACCGCCAACTGATCAACTTCATTGAAGCGCGCAACCCGTTGGCCGTGGCGCGCCTGCAAGCCAGCTACGCGCGCAATGGGCGCACGCACCAGCTCGAGATTCGCATCATCAAGGAACAAACCCGCAACGGGGTGGAGCGCAGCCGCAAAGAAGTGCTGCTAGACGGCGCCAAAAAGAAGGCCAGCGAGGTCATCGGCCACTTCCAGGCGGTGCTGTTCCTGCCGCAGATGCTGCAGATCGTAGACGGCACGCCGCGCCACCGCCGCCGCTACCTGGATCTGGCGCTGGCGCAGGTGCACACACAATACAGCGAGAACCTGAGCGAATACGAAAGCGTGCTGACCCAGCGCAACGCGCTGCTGCGCCAGCTCAGCGAAAACGGCGGTGACCATAACCAGCTCGATTTCTGGGATCAGCGTCTGGCGGCCCGTGGGGCGCAGGTGCTGGCCGCCCGCTGCCGCGCCATCCAGGAGCTGGAGCAGGCCGCGGCACGCCTGCACCACGGCCTGACGCGCGGCGCCGAAGTGCTGCGCCTGAGCTACCAGCCCAGCTATGACCCGCTACCGGCCCCCGCCGGCCAGCGCATGCTGCTGGATGCCCCCACCGATCGCAGCGGCATCTCCGCCGAGAAGATCGAGACGGGCTATCTGGCCGCCCTGCAAAAAGCGCGCCGCGAGGATTTGGCGCGCGGCACCACCAGCCTCGGCCCGCACCGTGATGAGCTGCGCTTCCTGGGCAACGGCATCGACCTGGGCAGCTATGGCAGCCGCGGCCAGGTGCGCACCGCCCTGCTGACGTTGAAACTGGCCGAGTTGGAGTGGATGCACGCCCGCAGCGGCCAGCGCCCGGTGCTGCTGCTAGACGAAGTGCTGGCCGAGCTGGACGAGAGCCGCCGCGCCGATCTACTCGAGCGCCTGAAAGCCAACAGCGACCAGGTGCTGCTCACCACCACCGATTTCAATTTGTTCACGCCAGAGTTTTTGGAGAGCGCCGCCCGCTGGGAGATTGAGGGCGGGCAGCTGGCGTAG